TGATGGGCCTGGACCCCACCCAAGTCCAAGACAACCCCAAGCGCTTCCGAGAATGGGCCGTTGTGTTTGGGGACTCCAAGATCAGCAGTGGGCGACACTATTGGGAGATTACTGTCAAAAAGTCCCAAGAGTTTCGCCTGGGGGTGGCGGAGGCGCAGATGTCAAGGGACGAGTGTGTGGGCACCAATAGCTCATCCTGGGTGTTCGGCTACGCTCAGAGGAAGTGGTTCGCCATGACCAACAGTAAAGTAGTTCCCGTGACACTGGTTGGAAAGCCAGACCGTGTTGGGATCCTGCTGGACTTTGAAGCAGGCGTCCTGGGGCTGGTGAATGTCGAGAGGCCTTGCATCATCCACGCTCTCAGGGCTCAGTTCAAAGCTCCTCTCTGTCCTGCGTTTGGACTTTGGGACGGGGAGCTGCTGACACATTCTGGGCTGGAAGAGCCAGAGGGGCTGAAGTGATGCAGAACAAACAAATCGGATTGGATTT
The sequence above is a segment of the Nothobranchius furzeri strain GRZ-AD chromosome 15, NfurGRZ-RIMD1, whole genome shotgun sequence genome. Coding sequences within it:
- the spryd4 gene encoding SPRY domain-containing protein 4 — encoded protein: MAMAISASRFCLQAERTVFSLSPGLRRSVSLPARARFISTSTASNFQFRLDEHTAHSSLDLFKKDTGIIYRMMGLDPTQVQDNPKRFREWAVVFGDSKISSGRHYWEITVKKSQEFRLGVAEAQMSRDECVGTNSSSWVFGYAQRKWFAMTNSKVVPVTLVGKPDRVGILLDFEAGVLGLVNVERPCIIHALRAQFKAPLCPAFGLWDGELLTHSGLEEPEGLK